The following DNA comes from Enterocloster bolteae.
TCCGACCGCGGGATAGAGCCTTGTATGCTCCACCATCACCTGGTCAGATTTTTCTTTAAAATAGATACTGAACCGCTGTGCCTCCTCCTGGTCCCGGCTCCCTGTGAGACAGGCGAAGGTTTCTTTTAAGGACAGGCCTATGGTCTTTCTGATATCCTCCAGTTCCCCGGCCTCATATCCCAGTTTCTTAAGCCCGTGGTTCACACTGGCCGCAATGCCCTCTGTGCAGTCTCCCAGGGTGTAATCAAAATCAAATATCACTGCCTTGTACTTCACTTTTGCTCCTCCTCATCACCTCAAAATCTTCTCCGGCCGGAATCTGAGATAATCCGATGAAACCAGCTTATACTCAATCCCGTCCACCTCTCCCAGAAAGCTGTCCTGATACCTGGCTTCCCCGTGGCAGTGGGAATACACCACCTGCTCTGCCCCGTACTCCTTTGCCATCTCAGTAAACCCGCTTTCCATCTCTCCGATACTGGTAGGAGGATAATGTAAGAACATGATGAATTGGCTGCAGCCGTCCGCAGCGGCCAGCTCAAAGGAGATGCGAAGCCGCTCCAGCTCCCTTTTCACCAGCTTCTCAAAATGTTCCGGTGAATCCTTTCCCTCATAGCAGTACCCCTTTGTCCCCACCAGGGCGTATTCCTTGTAGGCATAATAATTATTCTGAAGAAAGGATAGCCGCCCCTGAAACATCTCATTCAGACGGTATGTTTTCTTTGCATCCCAGAACATGTCATGATTTCCCCTCAGCAGAATTTTTCGTCCCGGCAGGGACTGGATGAAATCCAAATCAGCCAGGGCCTCCTCCAGATTCCGTCCCCAGGAATGGTCGCCTGTGATGACCACCGTGTCCTCTGCGCCAATCCTTCCCCTCCAGTTCTTCTCTATCTTCCTCACATGGTCTTTCCATTCCCTTCCAAATACATCCATGGGTTTATTGGCAGTAAAGGATAAATGCAAATCTCCAATGGCATACAAACTCATATTCACAACTCCCCGCTTATTTTCTCGTAAACCAGCAGCGTCCGGCTCAGGGGAAATCTGTTCTAAACCAGCTCCTCCAGTTTTTTCTTATCCCAATCCTGCATCTCATGTCCCCTAATACGGAAATATCCCTCCTTCTCCATCAGCTTCAGCTCCTGGTTCAGGGAGGACCTGCTGACATGGAGCATATTGGCCAGCATCAGCTGGGAGCCGGGCATGCGGATGGTCTCCGCGGGAGCGATGTTATGCATTCCCACAATCCAGTAAGCGATCCGCTCACGGATGGTCTGGTAATTGAGGCAGTTGAGATAAAGCTGGTTTTTAAGCCCCCGCTGGGAGACATACAGCAGCAGCGCATAGAGAAGCTGCCTGTCTTTCTCCAGCATTTCTTCCATCACCTGGACCGGCACCCACAACACCGTGGACCGCTTTTCAGCGGCCAGAGTATAACTGTACTCCTTTTCACCGGAAAAATACAGGAATTCCGGAAAAATATCCCTGGCCTCAAAATAAGCATGGCACATTTCCGCATCTTTTCTGGTGTGATCCACTGCTTTCAGGATTCCTGTCTCCACGATGCCGAAGCTGGTAATCTTTGTCCCCTGGGGATGGATGCACTGGGAAGCATCGTAGGTCTTTCTTATAAAATAGGTCCTGAATTCACTGTTTCTCCTGCAAAGGTCTGCAAAGGGAATCCTGCAGGACTCTCCGGGAATTGAAAAATGTTCATACATATGCGGCCTCCAAAAAACATGAAAGAGGGGCTGCGAAAAACAGCTCCTCCTTTTTTGATACAGTCTATGCCGGCGGCCGGTCCGGTATGTCACCAAAATCATCGTAATACTTTTCACCGTTAAACCGTAGGCTCCTCCCTGTTTACGGCATCTGTCTCATCGTCCGCGGCCACGCAGAGTGCTATACCATCATAATACGGCAAAGTGCCGGCAACATCAACTACTTTTTTCTCCGAAGGGCCGTCTATATACTCCAAGCGTTCAAATTCCCACACAAACAAGTGATAGTTAAAACATACCGCTTCCAGAAGGGATCCATGTGTGAAAGCGCCCGCAGCGGGGCGGACTTTATGGAATTTTAACGAATGCTTTCGCCATCCACCGGAACACACCCTGGGGCAGCTCAAACACAAATACAATCCCCAGCACAATGGCCACCGCGGCCTTCACAGCCTCATACCCCGTATACACAGCCAGCCCCAGCTGTTCCGTCACCAGGTAATAGACGGTCCAGTAAATTCCTGCTCCAGGCACCAGGGGAAATATGCCTGATATGAGAAAAATAGTGACAGGACAACGGTTTACCACTGCGGCTGCCCTGGACAGGAATATGACCACCACTGTGGCGGCAAAGGAGGCGCCTGCCCCGCTGACATAACCGGAAGCCAGCACATATACAGCCCACCCGGCTCCTCCTATCAGGCCGCACCAGATATAATATTTTCTCGGCACTCCAAAGAGCAGTGAAAATGCAATGGTGCCCATCATGGCTGCACAGACCTGTGGTATCATAACAATGTACCTCCCGTCACCCATCCTGCCAGTGAAAATCCCACGCCCACGCCAATGGCTATACAGAAAAATATCAGCAGCGCATCCATCATCCGCACTGATCCGGAAATGTAATCACTGTCCGCGATTTCCCGTATGGCATTGGTAAAGGGCACTCCGGGTATAAGGGGCATAATGGATCCGATTACCATGTAATTCAGATGCTGTCCCATTCCGGCCAGATACATGGTGCTGCACAGGATCGTCACCAGGGCACCCCCGCTTATGTTTCCCACTATTTTCGACAGATGGGGGGCGCTGACATAAAGCACGTAGATGTACAAAATGATACCGGTCATAAGCGCCACAGAGCTGTCCCATATACTGCCCCCGAACAGATAGCAGAAGGCAGCGCTGCCGCAACCGGATGCCAGCACCTGCATGTATTTAGGCTTTCCCGGCATGCTCTTTATACATTCCAGCCTTTCAGCCACCTCTCTGACCGTATACATGCCTGCCTCTATCTCCCTGGAGAGCTGGTTCACAGCCGCCACACG
Coding sequences within:
- a CDS encoding metallophosphoesterase: MSLYAIGDLHLSFTANKPMDVFGREWKDHVRKIEKNWRGRIGAEDTVVITGDHSWGRNLEEALADLDFIQSLPGRKILLRGNHDMFWDAKKTYRLNEMFQGRLSFLQNNYYAYKEYALVGTKGYCYEGKDSPEHFEKLVKRELERLRISFELAAADGCSQFIMFLHYPPTSIGEMESGFTEMAKEYGAEQVVYSHCHGEARYQDSFLGEVDGIEYKLVSSDYLRFRPEKILR
- a CDS encoding Crp/Fnr family transcriptional regulator, producing the protein MYEHFSIPGESCRIPFADLCRRNSEFRTYFIRKTYDASQCIHPQGTKITSFGIVETGILKAVDHTRKDAEMCHAYFEARDIFPEFLYFSGEKEYSYTLAAEKRSTVLWVPVQVMEEMLEKDRQLLYALLLYVSQRGLKNQLYLNCLNYQTIRERIAYWIVGMHNIAPAETIRMPGSQLMLANMLHVSRSSLNQELKLMEKEGYFRIRGHEMQDWDKKKLEELV
- a CDS encoding threonine/serine exporter family protein, which gives rise to MIPQVCAAMMGTIAFSLLFGVPRKYYIWCGLIGGAGWAVYVLASGYVSGAGASFAATVVVIFLSRAAAVVNRCPVTIFLISGIFPLVPGAGIYWTVYYLVTEQLGLAVYTGYEAVKAAVAIVLGIVFVFELPQGVFRWMAKAFVKIP
- a CDS encoding threonine/serine exporter family protein, translating into MQGNQVIYGQEQNSQRQNAEQNSFKQDNREKEVMEVSLQAGHLLLENGAEISRVEETIERICRYYGVCSGNAFVLTNGIFVTVGSRNEPDFAKVEHIPVSGTHLDRVAAVNQLSREIEAGMYTVREVAERLECIKSMPGKPKYMQVLASGCGSAAFCYLFGGSIWDSSVALMTGIILYIYVLYVSAPHLSKIVGNISGGALVTILCSTMYLAGMGQHLNYMVIGSIMPLIPGVPFTNAIREIADSDYISGSVRMMDALLIFFCIAIGVGVGFSLAGWVTGGTLL